In Achromobacter pestifer, the DNA window TACATACGCATCTACAAATCCGTCCATACCTGGACGGGTATCCTGACCGGCATGGCGTTGTTCATCGCGTTCTACGCCGGCGCGCTGACCATATTCAAGGAACCGCTTACCCGTTGGGCGACGCCGCCCGCGGCCGTCTCGCCGGTGCCGCTGGAAGAGGCGCCCGGCCTCATCGCCAGGACCCTGCAAGCGCGGCCGGATGTGGCCAAGGGGTTCAGTATCCAACTGCAGGACGCTGAAAACGTGCCGGCCCGCATGGGCTGGGAAGTCCGTGACGGGCAGGCCGACGACCACGATGAATCGTCGATCCGCCACTATGTTGCCTATCTGGATGCGGGCGGCGAGTTGCGGCTGGAGGAGTCCGCACCCAGCGGGCTGATGCCGTTCATCGACGTGCTGCACCGCGTGGTGGGCCTGCCCGCGGACAGCGATCCCAACCGCTGGTTAATGGGCATCATCGCATCGCTCTATGCAATCGCCCTGGTATCGGGGGTGATCGTGCTGTTGCCGTCGCTGGTCAAGGACTTCTTCGCCTTGCGGGTCGGCAAGAACCTGAAGCGCATGTGGCTGGATGCGCACAACGTGGTGGGCATCGTGTCGCTGCCATTTCACATCATCATGGCGCTCAGCTCCGTGGTGTTCGCGTTTCACGACGGGATCTATGACCTGCAGGACAAGCTGATGTACGAAGGCAAGCTGGGATCCGTTTTCCAGCGCTCCGGCGGCGGCGCGCCGGCCGGAGAGGCCAGGAATCCCGCAGACATGCTGACGCCCGTGCAACTGGCAGCCCAGGCGCGCAGCCTGGCGCCAGGCTTTGAGCCGAGTGCGCTGCAGTACCAGCAAGTCACCAGCCCGCGCGCCATCGTGCGCGTCTGGGGCAAGGACGACAGCGCGGTGTCGCCGCGGGCGCGGGGCGGTTTCGTGGCGCTGGACCCCTACACCGGCAAGGTGCTCAACCGCGACTATCTGCCGGGCGGGCAGGATGCGCCCAACCTCTGGGTCAGCAGCTTCTTCGCGCTGCACATGGCTTCCTTCGGCGGCGCGGCGGTGCAGTGGCTCTATTTCCTGCTTGGACTGGCGGGCGCCTGGCTGTTCTATAGCGGCAATCTGCTGTGGATAGAAACCCGCCGCAAGCGCGCCAACCGGCAGACCGGCGAGATTCCGGTGCAGCGCTTGGATACGCGGCTGATGGCGTCGGCGACCGTGGGCGTCTGTCTCGGGTGCGTGTGCGGCATTTCCTTGATGATGGTGGCGTCCAAATGGCTGAGCGGGCATGTGAGCGATCTGAATGCCTGGCTCCAAGGGCTGTAC includes these proteins:
- a CDS encoding PepSY-associated TM helix domain-containing protein yields the protein MRADYIRIYKSVHTWTGILTGMALFIAFYAGALTIFKEPLTRWATPPAAVSPVPLEEAPGLIARTLQARPDVAKGFSIQLQDAENVPARMGWEVRDGQADDHDESSIRHYVAYLDAGGELRLEESAPSGLMPFIDVLHRVVGLPADSDPNRWLMGIIASLYAIALVSGVIVLLPSLVKDFFALRVGKNLKRMWLDAHNVVGIVSLPFHIIMALSSVVFAFHDGIYDLQDKLMYEGKLGSVFQRSGGGAPAGEARNPADMLTPVQLAAQARSLAPGFEPSALQYQQVTSPRAIVRVWGKDDSAVSPRARGGFVALDPYTGKVLNRDYLPGGQDAPNLWVSSFFALHMASFGGAAVQWLYFLLGLAGAWLFYSGNLLWIETRRKRANRQTGEIPVQRLDTRLMASATVGVCLGCVCGISLMMVASKWLSGHVSDLNAWLQGLYYAAFFASVAWAFLRGGAAAGVHLLWLAAALTLAIPATSLVGGLFPASGLWAHASAAALAVDATALAAALGFAWMAKVSARRIGQGDADSAWAPRRLAAREG